In Desulfitobacterium chlororespirans DSM 11544, one DNA window encodes the following:
- a CDS encoding 4Fe-4S dicluster domain-containing protein: protein MALGFYFDINKCIGCRTCQVACKDRNRLDVGILFRRVKSYETGVYPDARLYHYSSACNHCSNAKCVKGCPADALYYADDGTVQHEKNECIGCRYCTWNCPYGVPQFIEETGTIGKCDSCKGLRDKGKNPVCVDACLMRCLEFGDLDELAAKHGADVIQDLPILPSSTLTNPSVLIKPKKCALSPHYSEKYF, encoded by the coding sequence ATGGCTTTGGGGTTTTATTTCGATATCAATAAATGCATTGGCTGCCGAACTTGTCAAGTAGCCTGCAAAGATAGAAACCGGTTGGATGTGGGCATTTTGTTCCGCAGAGTCAAAAGTTATGAAACAGGGGTGTATCCCGACGCCAGGCTGTATCATTATTCCAGTGCCTGCAACCACTGTTCCAATGCCAAATGTGTTAAGGGATGTCCTGCCGATGCGTTGTACTACGCCGATGATGGCACAGTTCAACATGAAAAAAATGAATGCATCGGCTGTCGATACTGTACCTGGAACTGTCCCTATGGTGTTCCTCAATTTATTGAAGAAACCGGCACCATCGGCAAATGCGACAGTTGCAAGGGGTTGCGTGACAAGGGCAAAAATCCGGTTTGTGTGGATGCCTGTCTTATGCGCTGCCTGGAATTTGGCGATTTAGATGAGCTTGCGGCAAAACATGGTGCAGATGTCATTCAGGATTTGCCTATTCTACCTTCCTCAACATTGACAAATCCATCCGTATTAATTAAGCCTAAAAAATGCGCTTTGTCTCCCCATTATAGTGAAAAGTACTTCTAG
- a CDS encoding TorD/DmsD family molecular chaperone, with protein MATQDDGIAIILANRHYIYQLLQHIFGIEPNRELLDIATNQHTQEALELMLDEENCDLNTYLALLTELRLALSADPDPTLDKLTSEYTSLMIGPHKLPAPLWESVYVTKERALFQESTLKVRRTYLNYQFLPANYPHEADDHLAFELDFMAHLAKLTLERFDQQRIDEVIKLLTDQKAFLQDHLLVWIGDFAQDIQKSKTHHFYPQMAVLTKQFLETDNLVLDELLSLI; from the coding sequence ATGGCAACACAAGATGATGGAATTGCTATAATTTTAGCCAACCGACACTATATCTACCAGCTGCTTCAGCATATTTTCGGAATCGAGCCGAACCGGGAACTGCTTGACATCGCCACCAACCAACACACCCAAGAAGCCTTGGAATTGATGCTCGATGAGGAAAATTGCGACCTTAATACTTACTTGGCTTTGCTCACAGAATTAAGGCTGGCGCTGTCCGCTGATCCCGACCCCACCCTGGATAAGCTGACCAGTGAATATACCAGCTTAATGATCGGTCCCCATAAGCTGCCCGCTCCCCTCTGGGAATCTGTCTATGTGACCAAGGAACGGGCGCTTTTCCAGGAAAGCACTCTCAAGGTACGGCGCACCTATCTGAACTATCAATTCCTGCCGGCCAATTATCCTCACGAAGCTGATGATCACCTGGCCTTTGAGCTGGACTTTATGGCCCATTTAGCGAAGTTAACTCTGGAAAGGTTTGACCAACAGAGGATAGATGAGGTTATAAAACTGCTGACCGATCAGAAAGCCTTTCTACAGGACCACTTACTGGTTTGGATTGGGGATTTTGCTCAGGATATTCAAAAATCGAAAACTCATCATTTTTATCCGCAAATGGCAGTCTTGACGAAACAGTTCTTAGAAACGGATAATTTAGTTCTCGATGAACTGTTATCTCTAATTTAG
- a CDS encoding dimethyl sulfoxide reductase anchor subunit family protein has protein sequence MEEFALIIFTICVQAAVGLMVFTAVAKQLNKTGVFKIAVAASAGLAVVGLLASFLHLGHPLAAVNTLTRFATSWLSREIWFTSAFTGLTVFAVLLLYFKPAAKKALNTLIILAAAIGLIDVLAMASVYTSSSVAAWQSGSIVVEFYAAAISMGALLFLALSAKEDTGRMRKIVAISVAAAFVIQAVVMLPYYNSFGGSDNLALQQSHAILSSMTPAMVLKWAAILVGAGLLFLPAKEKSKEVPIILGATALVLLGQIVGRYLFFAIMIVS, from the coding sequence ATGGAAGAGTTCGCCTTGATTATATTCACCATCTGTGTTCAGGCGGCTGTCGGCCTGATGGTATTTACGGCTGTTGCCAAGCAATTGAATAAAACCGGCGTTTTTAAAATTGCTGTGGCCGCTTCCGCAGGTTTAGCTGTGGTTGGCCTGCTCGCTTCCTTCCTGCACCTGGGTCACCCCCTTGCGGCTGTCAATACTCTCACAAGATTCGCCACCTCCTGGTTAAGCCGCGAGATTTGGTTTACCAGCGCCTTTACCGGCTTGACAGTGTTCGCCGTTTTGCTCCTTTACTTTAAACCTGCGGCTAAAAAGGCGCTTAACACTTTAATTATCCTGGCTGCCGCTATTGGCCTGATTGATGTATTGGCTATGGCTTCGGTCTATACGTCCTCCAGCGTTGCCGCCTGGCAGTCCGGCTCAATTGTTGTGGAATTCTATGCCGCCGCAATTTCCATGGGAGCACTGCTTTTCCTCGCCTTAAGCGCCAAGGAGGATACCGGCAGGATGAGAAAAATTGTCGCCATTTCCGTAGCTGCAGCCTTTGTGATCCAAGCTGTCGTCATGCTCCCCTATTACAATAGTTTCGGGGGTAGCGACAACCTTGCCCTCCAACAAAGTCATGCGATTCTCAGCAGCATGACACCGGCCATGGTTCTGAAATGGGCTGCCATTCTTGTCGGAGCCGGTCTGCTCTTCCTCCCTGCCAAGGAAAAGAGCAAGGAGGTGCCTATTATTCTTGGGGCCACTGCCCTGGTCTTGCTTGGTCAGATCGTGGGACGCTATCTCTTCTTTGCCATTATGATTGTATCCTAG
- a CDS encoding dimethyl sulfoxide reductase anchor subunit family protein, with translation MENLSLILFSICIQAAIGTMSFVALGKSFSKEGQFKSAVLTAAALAVIGLLASLMHLGKPLSALNSLAQFSTSWLSREIWFTGVFTGLTILTAIVTVVKPGAKGAVKALALLAAVVGLADVYMMVSIYNFTSVPAWQHGSIYVEFYAAAISMGAVIFLALSGQEAAKVKKTASLAVGAAVIVQVAAMVLYYIQLGTSGNAAAGQSLALLNSMSGIMAVKWLFILLGAGVLLFPMSKGNMNVQAGQAAVEVAATAEGTLSLTFYLGAALVVIGQILGRYLFYVIMVINTVGLS, from the coding sequence GTGGAAAATTTATCCTTAATCCTATTCTCAATCTGCATTCAGGCAGCTATTGGCACGATGTCCTTTGTGGCTCTGGGCAAGTCTTTCAGCAAGGAAGGACAGTTTAAATCAGCTGTTCTAACCGCCGCCGCCTTGGCCGTTATCGGGCTTCTTGCCTCTCTTATGCACTTAGGGAAACCCCTTTCAGCCCTGAATTCCCTTGCTCAATTCAGCACCTCCTGGCTGAGCCGTGAAATTTGGTTTACCGGTGTTTTTACCGGATTAACCATATTAACGGCAATAGTAACGGTTGTTAAGCCTGGGGCCAAAGGGGCCGTCAAGGCCCTGGCCCTTCTTGCCGCAGTGGTAGGTTTAGCAGATGTCTATATGATGGTTTCCATCTATAACTTCACATCTGTTCCGGCTTGGCAGCACGGTTCGATTTATGTAGAGTTTTATGCTGCTGCCATCTCCATGGGAGCAGTCATCTTCCTCGCTTTAAGCGGGCAGGAAGCTGCTAAAGTGAAAAAAACTGCCTCCTTGGCAGTGGGGGCTGCGGTAATTGTGCAGGTAGCAGCTATGGTGCTCTACTATATCCAGCTGGGAACCAGCGGGAATGCGGCTGCCGGGCAAAGTCTTGCTCTCTTGAACAGTATGAGCGGAATCATGGCTGTGAAATGGCTCTTCATTCTTCTCGGTGCAGGAGTGCTATTATTCCCCATGAGTAAAGGGAACATGAATGTTCAGGCAGGTCAAGCCGCTGTTGAAGTGGCGGCAACGGCTGAAGGGACGTTAAGCCTCACATTCTATCTTGGGGCTGCTTTAGTGGTCATCGGCCAGATTCTGGGACGCTATCTCTTCTATGTCATCATGGTGATCAATACGGTAGGTTTAAGTTAG
- a CDS encoding 4Fe-4S dicluster domain-containing protein, with protein MALGFYFDVNKCIGCRTCQVACKDRNRLDVGILFRRVKSYETGSYPDARVYHYSSACNHCEEAKCIQGCPTGALHFADDGTVQHDRKKCVGCKYCTWNCPYNVPQFIEEAGVIGKCDSCKDLRDAGENPVCVDACLMRCLEFGDLDQLAAKHGAHLVKELPVLPSAQVTNPSLLINPRNFSLDPKYKEVEV; from the coding sequence ATGGCCTTAGGATTTTATTTTGATGTCAATAAATGCATCGGCTGCCGCACCTGTCAAGTAGCCTGCAAGGATAGAAACCGGTTGGATGTGGGCATTTTGTTCCGCAGAGTCAAAAGTTATGAAACAGGGTCGTATCCCGACGCCAGGGTGTATCATTACTCCAGCGCCTGCAACCATTGTGAGGAGGCCAAATGTATCCAGGGCTGTCCCACGGGCGCCTTGCATTTCGCTGATGACGGGACCGTCCAGCACGACAGAAAAAAATGCGTAGGCTGTAAATACTGTACCTGGAATTGTCCTTACAACGTCCCGCAGTTTATTGAAGAAGCCGGCGTTATCGGCAAATGCGACAGCTGTAAAGACCTGCGCGACGCCGGAGAAAATCCGGTTTGCGTCGACGCCTGCCTTATGCGCTGCCTGGAATTCGGTGATCTGGACCAACTGGCTGCCAAACATGGCGCTCACCTGGTCAAGGAATTGCCTGTCTTGCCCTCCGCTCAGGTGACAAATCCCTCTTTATTGATTAACCCCAGGAATTTCTCTCTGGACCCCAAGTATAAAGAAGTAGAGGTGTAA
- a CDS encoding dimethyl sulfoxide reductase anchor subunit family protein: MVQDVKLVIFSIGLQAAIGIMIAMMATVKMNGSNEYKQASVASALLGMIGFLAFAFYLGRPAFIFNAISQFSHSWLSRVLVFSLLFIGLAIIHAVVQYVNPSIKRFGWTAGVVGLIDVISMANVYMSTSRPGWQSIVPLIDFLAVTIILGVAFFLTIQSSGLAIKSQKMYGLIGLSSAVILGVVTFLNYNSFDTPNTVLLLGIHLLLFLTGAVLLFIPSLKPTKEQTGSGRMSMVYIGTAALGGGLMVSRYLFYAVLITGSGL; encoded by the coding sequence ATGGTTCAGGATGTTAAGCTGGTTATCTTCTCCATCGGCCTGCAAGCTGCTATTGGCATCATGATCGCCATGATGGCCACTGTTAAAATGAATGGCAGCAATGAATATAAACAGGCTTCGGTTGCTTCTGCTTTATTGGGTATGATCGGCTTTCTGGCTTTTGCTTTTTATTTGGGCAGGCCGGCGTTTATTTTTAATGCCATATCCCAATTCAGTCATTCCTGGCTGTCGCGGGTACTGGTCTTTTCTCTTCTTTTTATTGGGCTTGCCATCATTCATGCCGTAGTGCAATATGTCAATCCTTCCATTAAGCGTTTTGGCTGGACTGCCGGTGTCGTTGGTTTGATTGATGTTATCTCTATGGCTAATGTCTATATGAGCACCAGCCGCCCTGGTTGGCAAAGCATCGTTCCCCTTATAGATTTTTTAGCGGTTACAATTATCTTGGGAGTTGCGTTCTTTTTGACCATTCAATCCAGTGGGCTAGCTATAAAAAGCCAAAAAATGTACGGCCTGATCGGGCTGTCCAGTGCAGTTATTCTAGGGGTAGTAACTTTTCTCAATTATAATAGTTTTGATACCCCAAATACTGTTCTGCTCCTTGGCATTCACCTTCTCCTGTTTCTGACAGGCGCTGTTTTATTGTTTATTCCCTCGTTGAAACCCACCAAGGAACAGACGGGTTCCGGAAGAATGTCAATGGTCTATATAGGCACGGCAGCTTTAGGCGGCGGCTTAATGGTGAGCAGATATTTGTTTTATGCTGTTCTTATTACCGGCAGCGGACTTTAG
- a CDS encoding 4Fe-4S binding protein has protein sequence MNHERFSIRYITIIIPVVLILAAIVYQQFVNKQETVAFIQHLEPAASRCEPIAGVSGYLAYKLWDKDDTILGYAVAAGASGYGGPLSVLVSLGMDGTLKNVIITENCETPAYFNRVLNEGYLNKFIGKHAHDPFEPGQDLDVVSGATYTVKGIAQAVRKGSWQVGKHELGLQIPAGNRFSLGWQELGLIILYGLVFIAVSRRRHALRPWALAISLLFLGFFLNAALSLANLTSLISGNLPAPLERPFWYLLTLGVLILTLLWGRNFYCAWLCPFGGLQEGIYKVLGFMKFNPTSPVTALAHKIRWGILWAAVMAALIFNNPSIASYEPFAVSFGGQGNLGHWLTLGLVLITGIFIYRIWCRFVCPVGTVLNFLASVKGRTRMLFRPTGPANQPVDSIFEHPGQDPIRWADLLGKEKVFPGILLVYVLLIIITLSLNILSI, from the coding sequence ATGAATCATGAGCGTTTTTCCATTCGGTATATCACTATAATCATCCCAGTTGTTCTTATCTTGGCCGCTATCGTCTACCAGCAGTTTGTAAACAAGCAGGAGACAGTTGCTTTCATTCAGCATCTCGAACCAGCAGCCTCCAGATGCGAACCGATTGCCGGGGTTAGCGGATATCTTGCCTATAAGTTATGGGATAAGGATGACACTATCCTGGGTTATGCTGTGGCAGCTGGTGCCTCCGGATATGGCGGGCCTCTCAGCGTCTTAGTCTCTCTCGGAATGGATGGCACCCTTAAGAATGTGATCATTACCGAGAATTGCGAAACCCCCGCTTATTTCAATCGCGTGCTGAATGAAGGCTATCTGAACAAATTTATCGGCAAACATGCCCATGATCCCTTTGAGCCCGGACAGGATCTTGACGTGGTAAGCGGAGCTACCTATACTGTTAAAGGAATCGCCCAAGCTGTTCGCAAGGGCTCCTGGCAGGTAGGCAAACATGAGCTGGGCCTCCAAATTCCTGCCGGGAACCGCTTCTCGCTGGGTTGGCAGGAGCTTGGGCTGATTATCTTATATGGCCTGGTATTCATCGCTGTATCACGACGGCGCCATGCATTGCGCCCCTGGGCCTTAGCCATCTCCCTTCTCTTTCTGGGCTTTTTCCTCAACGCTGCCTTGAGTCTGGCGAATCTCACCAGCCTCATCAGCGGCAATTTACCAGCCCCCTTGGAACGTCCCTTCTGGTATCTATTGACGCTGGGAGTTCTTATCCTTACCTTACTCTGGGGGAGAAACTTCTACTGCGCCTGGCTTTGCCCCTTTGGCGGACTTCAGGAGGGTATCTACAAAGTCCTGGGGTTTATGAAGTTCAATCCTACGTCTCCAGTGACGGCTCTGGCTCACAAAATTCGCTGGGGCATCCTCTGGGCCGCAGTGATGGCGGCGCTTATCTTCAACAATCCCAGTATCGCCAGTTATGAACCTTTTGCGGTAAGCTTTGGCGGTCAAGGGAATCTCGGCCACTGGCTCACTCTAGGTCTGGTCTTGATAACCGGGATCTTCATCTACCGTATTTGGTGCCGTTTTGTTTGCCCGGTTGGGACTGTGCTTAACTTCCTTGCTTCTGTAAAGGGAAGAACCAGGATGCTCTTCCGCCCCACTGGACCAGCAAATCAGCCTGTTGATTCGATTTTCGAACATCCCGGTCAAGATCCCATACGCTGGGCTGATTTGCTCGGCAAAGAAAAAGTATTTCCTGGTATTTTGCTTGTGTACGTTCTCTTGATTATCATAACCTTGTCTCTGAATATCCTATCAATTTGA